In one Winogradskyella sp. MH6 genomic region, the following are encoded:
- a CDS encoding homoserine kinase, producing MDQIKVFSPATVANVSCGYDAMGFALETLGDDMIFTKTNSKDVIISKIEGANLPYEAHKNAAGVVAQMMLKDCNANFGLDIQIFKNFKPGSGLGSSAASASGTAFAVNHLLGNTYSNLELTKFAMHGEVVACGSAIADNVAAAIYGGFILVRSYVPLDIVSIPTPTNLVATVIHPQIEIKTEDARKVVPTQIELKTAITQWSNVGGLISGLHSNDFDLIGRSLVDLVAEPNRKKLIPLFDDVKQSAISAGALGAGISGSGPSIFALSKNIETAKKVEEAMDTVYKNSGIEYSTYVSHISKTGTRIQ from the coding sequence ATGGATCAAATTAAAGTTTTTTCACCTGCAACTGTTGCCAATGTATCATGTGGCTACGATGCTATGGGATTTGCATTAGAGACTTTGGGTGATGACATGATTTTTACTAAAACAAACTCCAAAGACGTTATCATTTCTAAAATAGAAGGCGCAAATCTTCCGTATGAAGCTCATAAAAATGCCGCTGGAGTGGTTGCGCAAATGATGCTAAAAGACTGTAATGCTAATTTTGGGCTAGACATTCAAATCTTTAAAAACTTTAAACCAGGTAGTGGTTTAGGGAGTAGTGCAGCAAGTGCATCAGGAACCGCATTTGCTGTAAACCATTTATTAGGCAACACCTATTCTAACTTAGAACTCACCAAATTTGCCATGCATGGTGAAGTTGTGGCTTGTGGCTCTGCCATTGCAGACAATGTTGCTGCTGCAATTTACGGAGGTTTTATTTTGGTTAGAAGTTATGTTCCGCTAGATATCGTAAGTATACCAACACCTACAAATCTCGTGGCTACAGTTATTCATCCTCAGATTGAAATAAAAACAGAAGACGCTCGTAAAGTTGTACCAACACAAATTGAGCTAAAAACTGCCATTACGCAATGGTCTAACGTAGGTGGACTCATCAGCGGCTTGCACAGCAATGACTTTGATTTAATTGGTCGCTCTTTGGTTGATTTAGTTGCAGAGCCCAACCGCAAAAAATTAATTCCACTTTTTGACGATGTTAAGCAATCTGCTATTTCTGCAGGTGCTCTAGGAGCTGGGATTTCAGGTTCTGGACCTTCAATTTTTGCACTGAGTAAAAATATAGAAACGGCCAAAAAAGTGGAAGAAGCAATGGATACTGTTTATAAAAATTCAGGTATTGAATACAGCACATACGTATCTCATATTAGTAAAACAGGAACACGAATTCAATGA